The following are encoded together in the Juglans microcarpa x Juglans regia isolate MS1-56 chromosome 2D, Jm3101_v1.0, whole genome shotgun sequence genome:
- the LOC121248245 gene encoding receptor-like protein kinase FERONIA, with protein MRTPLLPSFAALCLVVILLHHMISTVAGNYTPVDQILLNCGFSGNSTASDARIWIGDVNSKFLTHEQSQSQSSLTSTVKEAPNVPQVPFTDARLSLAPFTYVFPVTAGQKFVRLYFYPASYSNFDRSNALFSVKVGGFTLLSNFNASLNADAGSGPTISREYCVNIEEDQRLNITFTPSSNVSNSYAFINGIEILSMPTNLYYTPADDQGFDFIGQQNQYRIENSTSLEMVYRLNVGGKTISSADDTGMFRGWQDDLSYLKEYRKLFLPFNKTIKLKFTVIPQYTAPEDVYRTARTLGNDSTINLSYNLTWQFPVDSGFQYLIRLHFCEFQPEIIQASDRKFHIFIANQTTDEAADVILWSGGNGVPVYKDYAVSMRAGTEKKVNLTVAIGAEPQRSKTSYQDAILNGVEIFKVSDYNGNLAGPNPDPLPPNPPTIAPPVQAKSSKGNKTTIFAAAAGGVAGFILLSILGFLILRRGKRVKDSGSSDGTYWWGPFSFTTTKSTKTRKSSLPSALSRYFSLAEIKAATNNFDDTFIIGVGGFGNVYKGFIDGGDRPVAIKRLVPGSQQGVHEFETEIELLSQLRHLHLVSLIGYCNDGMEMILVYDYMARGTLRDHLYKSNNPPLSWKQRLQVCIGAARGLSYLHTGAKQTIIHRDVKTTNILLDEEWVAKVSDFGLSRTGPTGVSKAHVSTVVKGSFGYLDPEYYRRQQLTEKSDVYSFGVVLCEVLSARPPILKTVEKKQVSLAEWARQSSRNGKFDQIVDPTLKGQIATECLNKFGEVAVSCLHDSGVERPSMNDVVWGLEFALQLQESIEKVGKPDHVVELEMNDAEKALLPQSKSDDSNNMFSSSGGQVSSIYSNSEVTMTSSGDQQSFSSTNKDSDRLVSSGAVFSEIMNPQGR; from the coding sequence ATGAGGACCCCACTCCTACCATCTTTTGCCGCTCTCTGCCTTGTCGTCATCTTGCTGCACCACATGATCAGCACCGTCGCCGGTAACTACACACCAGTCGACCAAATTCTCCTCAACTGTGGTTTCTCTGGAAATTCAACTGCATCAGATGCTCGGATCTGGATTGGAGACGTGAACTCAAAATTTCTCACTCACGAACAATCACAAAGCCAGTCATCTCTTACCAGCACAGTTAAAGAAGCGCCGAATGTCCCCCAAGTGCCTTTTACCGATGCAAGGCTATCTCTAGCCCCGTTCACCTACGTATTCCCCGTCACTGCGGGCCAAAAATTCGTTCGACTATACTTTTACCCCGCTTCCTACTCCAACTTCGATCGCTCTAATGCCCTCTTCTCTGTCAAAGTTGGTGGTTTTACCCTTCTTAGCAACTTCAACGCTTCACTTAACGCAGATGCCGGTTCTGGACCTACCATATCCAGAGAATACTGTGTCAATATCGAAGAAGATCAGAGGTTGAACATAACCTTCACCCCATCTTCGAACGTTTCTAATTCCTATGCTTTTATCAACGGAATCGAAATCTTGTCGATGCCTACTAATCTCTATTACACTCCTGCTGACGATCAAGGGTTTGATTTTATCGGCCAGCAGAACCAGTACCGCATCGAGAACAGCACTTCTCTCGAGATGGTATACAGATTAAACGTTGGAGGGAAAACCATCTCATCCGCTGATGACACCGGAATGTTCCGGGGATGGCAAGACGACCTCAGTTACTTAAAAGAATATAGAAAGTTATTCTTACCTTTTAACAAAACTATCAAACTGAAGTTTACCGTCATACCCCAGTACACTGCACCAGAAGATGTCTATCGCACTGCCCGAACCCTGGGGAATGACTCAACTATCAACCTGAGCTACAATCTCACTTGGCAATTCCCCGTAGATTCTGGGTTTCAGTACCTCATTAGGCTGCATTTCTGCGAGTTTCAACCCGAAATTATTCAAGCGTCAGACAGAAAATTCCATATTTTCATAGCAAATCAAACCACCGATGAAGCAGCGGACGTGATTTTGTGGAGTGGTGGAAATGGTGTGCCCGTGTATAAAGACTACGCCGTTTCGATGCGTGCAGGAACCGAGAAGAAAGTGAATCTCACTGTCGCAATAGGAGCCGAACCGCAAAGGTCGAAGACTTCATACCAGGATGCAATCTTGAACGGCGTCGAAATCTTTAAAGTAAGCGACTATAACGGCAATCTTGCAGGACCCAACCCCGATCCACTTCCACCGAACCCTCCAACAATTGCGCCACCAGTACAGGCAAAAAGCTCGAAAGGGAATAAAACAACAATATTTGCTGCCGCCGCTGGTGGAGTCGCCGGATTTATTCTTCTCTCAATTCTCGGCTTCTTGATTCTCCGGAGGGGAAAGAGAGTCAAGGACTCGGGCTCCAGTGATGGGACCTACTGGTGGGGTCCATTTTCGTTCACTACGACCAAGTCAACAAAGACCCGCAAGTCGTCTCTACCATCCGCTCTGAGTCGATACTTTTCATTGGCAGAGATTAAAGCAGCCACTAACAACTTCGACGACACTTTCATTATTGGTGTTGGGGGGTTTGGTAACGTTTACAAAGGCTTTATAGACGGTGGGGACCGCCCAGTGGCAATCAAGCGTTTGGTGCCAGGTTCTCAACAGGGAGTACACGAGTTCGAGACCGAGATCGAGCTGCTCTCACAACTCCGCCATCTGCATCTTGTTTCTTTGATTGGATATTGTAACGATGGTATGGAGATGATTCTCGTCTACGATTATATGGCCCGCGGAACCCTACGTGATCATCTCTACAAGTCCAATAATCCTCCTCTCTCATGGAAGCAGCGTCTTCAGGTTTGCATCGGTGCAGCACGAGGTTTGAGCTATCTACATACAGGTGCGAAACAAACGATCATTCATCGTGACGTGAAAACCACAAATATCTTACTGGATGAGGAATGGGTAGCCAAGGTGTCTGATTTCGGGTTGTCCAGAACGGGACCCACCGGCGTGTCTAAGGCCCATGTTAGCACTGTCGTCAAGGGTAGCTTTGGGTATCTAGATCCCGAGTATTACAGGCGACAACAATTGACGGAGAAATCCGACGTGTATTCATTCGGAGTTGTCCTGTGTGAAGTGTTGTCTGCAAGGCCACCAATATTGAAAACTGTTGAGAAGAAGCAAGTGAGCCTTGCAGAGTGGGCCCGCCAAAGCTCTCGCAATGGAAAGTTTGATCAGATTGTTGATCCAACTTTGAAGGGTCAAATTGCGACCGAGTGTTTGAATAAATTTGGTGAGGTTGCTGTGAGTTGTTTGCATGACAGTGGAGTCGAACGTCCATCGATGAATGATGTGGTGTGGGGCCTTGAGTTCGCATTGCAATTGCAAGAGAGTATTGAAAAAGTAGGCAAGCCTGATCATGTGGTTGAATTGGAGATGAATGATGCTGAGAAGGCTCTGTTGCCTCAATCCAAGAGTGATGATAGTAATAACATGTTCAGTAGTAGCGGTGGGCAAGTGTCAAGTATATACAGCAATAGCGAGGTGacgatgacaagtagtggagaTCAGCAAAGTTTTAGCAGTACCAATAAGGATTCAGATAGACTGGTGTCCTCTGGAGCTGTGTTTTCTGAGATTATGAATCCTCAAGGACGGTAA